In the genome of Bradyrhizobium sp. CIAT3101, one region contains:
- a CDS encoding EAL domain-containing protein, with product MGGRDQNDQDRRRVTGRWRIAPLLGLHRPALVAAAVGLLFSIAGAAAVARWEDRVNKIEFENAAETQSIVMQNGMNEYISRLVALRTLFESSNEGVTRSEFETFSGKLFERYPGLLRIGWLPRITRKERAEYEAAAIAEGVSSYRIKSLEGNGFVTAPQGEEYYPIFYSTQSKTSRVYGIDYLSVPDRKVALERARDNDQIAAIRTELFATNNAGQLPNVFVVVPVYAKGTSRDTVADRRRNISGFVVGIFDLPLLMQAIRVRTGASPAVSVNVYQPFSARIVSLEGMLPDYASAAAAPQSMRDVARGRHWSGGLKIGDTDWQVRAVPTAGGSLETTYDRAGAVLIVGMLLTLSLSTYLMLASRNSRRLSLANRRVLELAQTDVLTGLPNRAFFLARLDELNGQLKNGGPTFSILMLDLDRFKNVNDSLGHGAGDALLRLVAQRLKSAVRATDVLARLGGDEFAIIQEDCEDQRACATELAARIAKLVAEPFLLPGHRVEIGTSIGIAIAPDHGRDQEQLLKKADLALYRSKSAGRNCFTIYDEAMSAELEARNTLEGDLRDAIARCQLEVHYQPFMDASTGARRGFEALVRWRHPARGLIPPDQFIALAEETGLIVPLGEFVLRRACADAANWPSDLMVAVNLSPIQFKEADLFDVICAALRDSGLSPQRLEIEITESVLLERGTENHAFMERLKHIGIELALDDFGTGYSSLSYLTAFPFDKIKIDRSFVRNLTHQPRSSAIISSIVTLARGLDMSVTAEGVETADEFERLRALGVNFAQGYLFGRPLPVDQIELEAPAQPSQRDAA from the coding sequence ATGGGCGGTCGCGATCAGAATGATCAGGATCGAAGGCGTGTGACTGGACGGTGGCGCATTGCGCCGCTGCTCGGCCTCCATCGCCCTGCGCTGGTCGCGGCGGCCGTCGGCCTGCTGTTCTCGATCGCGGGCGCCGCGGCGGTGGCGCGATGGGAAGACCGCGTCAACAAGATCGAGTTCGAGAACGCCGCCGAGACGCAGTCCATCGTCATGCAGAACGGCATGAACGAATATATCAGCCGGCTGGTGGCGCTGCGGACCCTGTTCGAATCCTCCAACGAGGGCGTCACCCGCAGCGAGTTCGAGACCTTCAGCGGCAAGCTGTTCGAACGATATCCCGGCTTGTTGCGTATCGGCTGGCTGCCACGGATCACGCGCAAGGAGCGTGCCGAGTACGAAGCCGCAGCCATCGCCGAGGGCGTGTCCAGCTATCGCATCAAGTCGCTCGAAGGCAATGGCTTCGTCACCGCGCCGCAGGGCGAGGAATATTACCCCATCTTCTACTCGACGCAGTCGAAGACATCGCGTGTCTACGGCATCGACTATCTGAGCGTGCCGGATCGCAAGGTGGCGCTCGAACGTGCCCGCGACAATGACCAGATCGCGGCGATCCGCACCGAGCTCTTTGCCACGAATAATGCCGGGCAGTTGCCGAACGTGTTCGTGGTCGTGCCCGTTTACGCCAAGGGCACCTCGCGCGACACCGTCGCCGACCGCCGCCGCAACATCTCGGGCTTCGTTGTCGGCATTTTCGATCTGCCTCTGCTGATGCAGGCCATCCGCGTCAGGACCGGGGCGAGCCCCGCGGTCAGCGTGAACGTGTATCAGCCCTTCAGCGCGCGCATCGTCAGCCTCGAAGGCATGTTGCCCGATTACGCTTCCGCAGCCGCCGCGCCGCAATCGATGCGCGATGTTGCGCGGGGGCGCCATTGGTCGGGTGGTCTCAAGATCGGGGACACCGATTGGCAGGTGCGGGCGGTTCCGACCGCCGGCGGCTCGCTGGAGACGACGTATGACCGCGCGGGCGCCGTGCTGATCGTCGGCATGCTGCTGACGCTGTCGCTGTCGACCTATCTGATGCTCGCCAGCCGCAACTCGCGGCGGCTGTCGCTGGCCAATCGTCGTGTGCTCGAGCTTGCGCAGACCGACGTCCTGACCGGATTGCCGAACCGCGCCTTCTTCCTCGCCCGGCTCGACGAGCTCAACGGCCAGCTGAAGAACGGCGGTCCGACCTTCTCGATCCTGATGCTCGATCTCGATCGCTTCAAGAACGTCAACGATTCCCTCGGTCATGGCGCCGGCGATGCGCTGCTGCGGCTGGTGGCACAGCGGCTGAAATCCGCGGTGCGCGCCACCGATGTGCTGGCGCGGCTCGGCGGCGACGAATTCGCCATCATCCAGGAAGACTGCGAGGACCAGCGCGCCTGCGCGACCGAACTGGCCGCGCGGATCGCCAAGCTCGTTGCCGAGCCGTTTCTGTTGCCCGGTCATCGCGTCGAGATCGGGACCAGCATCGGCATCGCGATCGCGCCGGATCATGGCCGCGACCAAGAGCAGCTGCTGAAGAAGGCCGACCTTGCGCTCTACCGCTCGAAATCGGCGGGCCGGAACTGCTTCACCATCTACGACGAGGCGATGTCGGCTGAGCTCGAGGCGCGCAACACGCTGGAAGGCGATTTGCGCGACGCCATCGCGCGCTGTCAGCTCGAGGTGCACTACCAGCCGTTCATGGATGCCAGCACGGGCGCGCGACGCGGGTTCGAGGCGCTGGTGCGCTGGCGGCATCCGGCCCGCGGCCTGATCCCGCCGGATCAGTTCATCGCGCTCGCCGAGGAGACCGGGCTGATCGTGCCGCTCGGCGAATTCGTGCTGCGTCGCGCCTGCGCGGACGCGGCAAACTGGCCGTCCGATCTGATGGTCGCGGTGAATTTGTCGCCGATCCAGTTCAAGGAAGCCGACCTGTTCGACGTCATCTGCGCGGCCTTGCGGGATTCCGGCCTGTCGCCGCAACGGCTCGAGATCGAGATCACCGAATCCGTCCTGCTCGAGCGCGGCACCGAGAACCATGCGTTCATGGAACGGCTCAAGCATATCGGCATCGAGCTTGCGCTCGACGATTTCGGCACCGGCTATTCCTCGCTGAGCTATCTCACCGCGTTTCCGTTCGACAAGATCAAGATCGATCGGTCGTTCGTCCGCAACCTCACGCACCAGCCGCGCTCTTCCGCCATCATCTCCTCGATCGTGACTTTGGCGCGCGGGCTCGACATGTCGGTCACCGCTGAGGGCGTCGAGACCGCCGATGAGTTCGAACGCCTGAGGGCGCTCGGCGTCAACTTTGCGCAAGGCTATCTGTTCGGCCGCCCGCTGCCGGTCGACCAGATCGA